The genomic region GACGTCGTCACCACCACCAACTCCGGCCTGCCCAAGCGGCAGCCGCAGCGGCACCTCGTCCCCGGCACGGTCACCACGCCGACGCAGCCCCAGCGGTCCGAGTACCGCGACCCGGCGCAGGTGGCCACCGCGATGGCCGCGTACGCCCGCGGCGTGGCCGCCCGCCGCCCCACCCTGACCAACCAGGGCAACCAATGACGCGACAGGGAGAGCACGTGACCGACCACCAGGACCTCGGTTGGCTGCTGGACAGCTTCGCCGAACGCGCGACCGAGGTCAGCCACGCGATCGCCATCTCCAGCGACGGCCTGATGGTGGCCGCCACCCGGGACCTGCCGCCGGACCGCGCCGACCAGCTCGCCGCCACCGGCAGCGGCCTGGTGAGCCTGCTCCGCGGCGCGGCCGCGTTCTTCGACGCCGGCGCCGTGATCTCCAACGTCACCCAGCTCGAGGGCGGATTCATGTTCTCGATGGCCTTCAACGACGGCGCGTCCCTGCTGGTGCTCGCCTCGCCGCACTGTGACGTCGGCAAGGTCTCGTACGAGATGACCGAGCTGGCCAACCGCATCGGCGACGCCCTCACCCCGGCCGCCCGGGCGGCGCTCAGCCGCAGCCGCTGACCCCCTCCCGGCACCCCCTCACGCCGGGCCGTTCATCCCCTCTGGAAGGAAGACATGTCTGTCACCCCTCGGCGCGGCCGCGCCCGCACCGCCAGCCTGCTCGCCCTCGTCCTGCTCACCGCGGCCGCCTGCAACCAGGACGGGCCGGGCGCGAGCGAAGCTGGCTCGATCAAGATCGGCCTGCTGGCGTCGCTCTCGGGCACCTACCAGGCGGTGGGCACGGAGATCCGCGACGGTTTCGAGCTCTACCTGTCCACGCACGACGGCAAGCTCGGCGGACGCACCGTCGACCTCGTGGTCGCCGACGAGGGCAACGGCGCGCCGACCGCGGTGCCGGCCGCGACCAAGCTGCTCAAGCAGGACCGCGTCGCCGCGCTCACCGGCATCGTCGGGGGCGGCTCGGTCGCCGCCGTCTACCCGCTGCTCAACGAGACCAAGGTGCCGCTCGTCGGCTCGAACGGCCGGCCGGAGCTCAAGGACGTGTCCCGGATCTGGCACACCTCCTACCTGTCCGACGAGCCCGGTGAGGCGATCGCCCAGCACGTGCGCGACAACGTGAAGGGCTCGGTCTACGCGATCGGTCCGGACTACCAGGGCGGCTGGGACGAGCTGCGCGGCTTCACCGAGGCCTTCGCCAAGGCCGGCGGCACGCTGGCCAACCCGGACGGCAAGACCACGTTCACCCCGTTCCCGACCACCACCAACTTCACCCCGTACTTCGCCCGGATCAAGGCGTCCGGGGCGAACGCCGTCTTCACCTTCTACGCGGGCAGCGCCGCGGTGGACTTCGTCAAGCAGTACGCCCAGTCGGAGATCCGGGATCTTCCGCTCTACGCCGCCGGCTTCCTCACCGAGGGCGGGGTGCTCGACGCGCAGGGCGAGGCCGCCCGTGACATCTACTCCGTGCTGAACTACTCGCCGGACCTCGACAACGCCGAGAACCGAGCCTTCGTCGCGGCCTGGAAGGCCGAGCACGACGGCTCCCCGACGACGTACGCCATGGCCTCGTACGACGCGGCGGCGGTGCTCGACCGGGCGATCGGCGCCGCCGGGGACAATCCCACGCCGGAGAGCATCAACGAGGCCATCGGCAAGCTCGGGCAGATCGCCAGCCCTCGCGGCACCTGGCAGTTCTCCACCACCACCCACTCACCGGTGCAGAAGTGGTACCTGCGCCAGGTCCGCCAGGACGGTCGGGCGCTCTCCAACACCGTCGTCGGTGATCTCGCGACTGTCGGCCGATGAGCACGGTGGCGGCCGGCACGGCCCGGATCGACCCGTACGTCATCCCCGCGCTGGACGGCGTGGCCTACGGCCTGCTCGTCTTCGTCGCCGCGGCCGGGTTGGTCTTCTGCTTCGGGGTCGCCGGCATCCTCAACCTCGCCCACGGCACGCTCTACGCCATCGGCGGCTACACGGCGGCGGCCCTGCTGGACGGCGGCTGGCCCAGCCTGGCGCTGGCACTGGGGGTCGGCGTCGCCGCCGCCACCGCCGGCGGGGTGGTGCTGGCCGGGTTGCTCACCCGGGCCGCTTCGCGCAACCACCTCACCCAGGCGCTGCTGACCTTCGGGGTGGCGCTGGCCGGCGGCAGCCTGCTCGTCTCCGCGTTCGGGCCCGACGACCGCCCGGTCCACGTCCCCGCCGCGCTCGACGGGTCCGTGTCGGTGGCCGGCCACCGGTACGCCGCGTACCGGCTGGTCTTCATCGTCGTCGCCGCGCTGCTGGCCGGCCTGCTCTATCTCACCGTGCGCCGCACCCGGGCCGGAATGCTGGTCCGCGCCGCCGTCGACGACGCCGAGATGGTCGCGTGCCTCGGTGCCAGCCCGACCCGGATCCGGGTCGGTGTGCTCGCCGCCGCCGGAGCGCTCGCCGGCGCCGCCGGTGTGCTCGGCGCGCCGATCATCGGCCCCGGGCCGGACACCGCCGACACCGTGCTCCTGCTCTCCCTGGTGGTCGTGGTGCTCGGCGGTCTCGGGTCGCTGACCGGCACGCTGCTCGCCGCGCTCCTGGTGGGGGAGATCCAGACCCTCGGTGTGGCCCTCGCCCCGTCGGCGGCGCCCTTCCTGCTCTTCGCGGCCATGGCCGCCGTGCTCGCGGTCCGCGCGCGGGGCCTCGCCACCGCGAGGAGGGCGACGTGAGGGACGAGCTGATCCGCCCGCTGCGCCGCACGGTGGCGGCCGTCGTGCTGGCCGGACTCGTCCTGGCGCCCTGGATGGTCGACGACTACACCGCGGCGATCCTCGCGCGCACGCTCGCCCTCGGCCTGGTCGGGGTGAGCGTCGCCCTGCTGACCGGGGTGGCGGGCCTGCCCACCCTCGGCCAGACCGCACCGTACGCGGCCGGCGCGTACGCCTGCGTGGTGGTCGGCGGGAGCGTCTCCGACGTCGGGGTCGTGCGGTTCGCCGTCGCGGCGGCGGCGGGCGCGGCGCTGGCCGCGCTGACCGTCCCGCTCGTGGTGTCGGCCCGCGGGGTGGTCGTCCTCATGATCACCCTGGCGGTCGGCGAGCTGGTCGTCACCGTCGTCGGCCGCTGGCGGTCGGTCACCGGCGGCACGGACGGGCTCGCCGGCATCTCCCCGATCCGCCCGTTCTGGGGGCTGCCGGTCCTCGCCACCGACCGGGCCCGCTACCTGTACACCCTGGTGGTCGTCGCGGTGGCGGTCGGCGCCCTGCTGCTGGTCCTGCGGACCAGGGTGGGCCTGGTGCTGCGCGCCGGCCGCGACGACGAGGCCCGGCTGCGGGCCAGCGGGCACCGGATCGCCGCCCACGTCGCCGGCGTGCACATCGCCGCCGGGGCGATCGCCGGGGGCGCGGGCTCACTGCTCGTGGTCGCCCAGCAGTACGTCTCACCGGCCGACTTCAGTTTCGACACGTCCGCCCTGCTGCTGCTCGGCGTGGTGATCGGCGGCACCGCGTCGGTCGGCGGCGCCCTGCTCGGCGCGGCGCTCGTCATCGCCGCCCGGGACTGGCTGTTCGGCCTGCTCCCCGGCCAGGCGCCGTTGGTGCTGGGCGCGGTCTTCATCGCGACCGTCTATCTGCTGCCCGGCCCCGGGCACGGGCGGTCACGCCGGTGGGGCCGGCCGCACCCCGGTATCCGTCCGCGCCCGTCGGGGCCTCGCCCGGCCCGCGAGCCCGTCCGGACGGAGGTACGGGCATGACCCCGCTGCTGGCCGCGCGCGGCATCACCGTCCGGTACGGATCACTGGCCGCGCTGGACGCGGTGGACCTCCGCGTCGACCACGGTCAACGGCACGCGCTCATCGGGCCCAACGGCGCCGGGAAAACCACCCTGCTCGACGTCATCGCCGGGGCCACCCGGCCGGCCGGCGGGCGGGTCCGACTCGCGGGCCGAGACGTCACCCGGCGCGGGCCGGCGGCCCGGGCGCGGCGCGGCGTCGGCCGGATCCACCAGCGGCCCGCCGTCTGGTCCACCCTCACGGTGACCGAGAACGTGCAGGTCGCCGCGTTGCCGCACGCCGCCCGGCCGGGCCGGTGGCAGCCCGGCGCGGCCCGGCGCGCGGCCCGCCGCACCGCCGGCACTCTGCTCGACCGGGTCGGCCTGGCCGACCTCGCCGCGCTGCCCGCCGGCCAGCTCGCCCACGGTCAGCGGAGACAACTGGAGATCGCCATGGCGCTGGCCGGGCGGCCCCGGCTGCTGCTGCTCGACGAGCCCGCCGCCGGGCTCTCCGCCACCGAGGTCGGCCGGCTGGTCGACTTCCTCCGGGAACTGCCCCGGGCGGTGGCCGTCCTGCTGGTCGAGCACCGGCTGGACCTGGTCTACGAACTCTGCGACACGGTCACCGTGCTGCGCGACGGCCGCACCCTCGCCGCCGGCACGCCCGACGAGATCCGCGCCTCCGACCTGGTGCGGCGGGCCTACGCCGAGGGGGTGGCCTGATGCTGCGGCTGGACCGGGTCTCCGCCGGCTACTACGGCGGGACCGTGCTGCACGACGTGACGCTCCACGTGCCGCCCGGGAGCATCCAGGCGGTGGTCGGCCGCAACGGCGCGGGCAAGTCCACCCTGGTGCACACGATCGCCGGCCTGGTCCGGCCGCAACAGGGCCGGATCGAGATCGGCGGGGTGCAGGTGGCCGGACGCCAGCCGCACCGCATCGCCCGGTCCGGGGTCGGGCTGGTCCCGCAGGGGCGGCGGGTCTTCTCCCGGCTGACGGTGGCCGAGCATCTCGTCCTGGCCGCCGCGCCCTGGCGTGCCGCGACGCCCGGCGGCGAGGGCTGGACGGTGACCCGCGTCCTGGAGCTGCTGCCCCGGCTGGCGGTGCGGCTGCGCCACCGCGGCGACCAGCTGTCCGGTGGTGAGCAGCAGATGCTGGCGATCGCCCGGGCACTGCTCGGCCAGCCCCGGGTGCTGCTGCTCGACGAGCCGTGCGAGGGGCTCGCCCCCGACCTCGCGGCCCGGGTCCGGGACCTCGTCGGCGGCCTGGCCGGCACCGGGCTCACCGTGCTCCTGGTCGAGCAGCAGCTCCAGCACGCCATCGACATCGCCGACCGGGTCGCGGTGCTGGAGTACGGGCGGCTGGTCTACGACCGGCCGTCCACCGAGGCACGGGCCGACCCGGCGACGCTGGCCGCGATGTTGAGCATCGCCACCGTCGCCACGTCGCCGGCCCCCGGACCGGCGCCCGGGCTCTGGGCCGACGCCCCGCAGTCGTCACGACCACCTAGGGAAGGGTGAACACGATGCGCACGGAGACCATCGACAGCGAGTACGCCTTCGACAACGCCGCCGCCGAGGCGGTGCCCCAGCTGCGCGCGCTGGAGGCGTTCCTCGACCCGATCACCATGCGCCGACTCGCGCCGCCGGTCCTCTGCCAGGCCGCCCGATGCTGGGAGGTGGGCGCCGGAGGCGGGTCGGTGGCGCACGGCATGGCCTGGGCGGTCGGCGCGGACGGCCACGTGCTGGCCACCGACATCGACACCTCGCGACTGGCCCCGACGGCCAACCTCGACGTCCGCCGGCACGACGTGCGCACCGAGCTGCCGCCGGGGGCGGCGTTCGACCTGGTCCACGCCCGGCTGGTGCTGCTGCACCTACCGGAGCGCCGGCACATCCTCCGGTCGCTCACCGGCGCGCTCGCTCCCGGGGGGTGGTTGGTGGTCGAGGAGTTCGACTGCACCGCGCCACTGCGGGTGCTGACCGCACCCAACGACGACGCGGCGAAGCTCTTCGGCCAGGTCGCCGACGCGATGCTCGGCATCCTCCAGGGTCACGGCGCCGACCTGGCCTGGGCGCAGGACGTGCACGCCGAGATGACGTACGCCGGCCTCGTCGACGTCGACACCGTCACGCACGCGGAGAGCTGGGCCGGCGAGTCCAGTGGAGCGTCGCTGTACGAGACGAACTCGCGGCAGCTGGAACCGGAGCTGCTGGAGGCCGGGTTCACCCCCGGCCAGTTGGAGGCGTTCCGCAAGCTCCTGCGCGATCCGGCGTTCGCGGTGATGTCCTACGAGTTCGTGTCCACGCGCGGCCGGCGGCTGCCCGGGTAGCCGCCCGCGGGTCTCCGGCCGGGCGGGGGCGACGATTACGGCGTCCCCGGCCGATCCGCTGTGCCAGACTCGGGGAAGCGCAGGCCGTCCCCGTGTCGCCCGCCCCTCCCTCCGGTCCGGTTGCCCGTTCAACGGTCAGGAAGGGACAGCATCGTGAAACACCACGAGTTCGTCGCCGCCGTACGCCAGCGCGGTGAGTACGGCAGCGCGGCGGAGGCCGAGGCGGTCATCCGCGCCGTCCTCAGCGTGCTCGCCGCGCGCCTGACCCCGGCCGAGGCCCACGACCTCGCCTCCCAGCTGCCGCAGGGCATCGCCGAGATCCTCGAGGACCAGCACGAGCCGACCCTGCAACTGTCGGCGCAGGAGTTCCTCAACCGCATCGCCGCCGGCACCGGGGCGACGACGCGGACGGCCCAGTGGGATGCCGGCGCGGTGCTGACGACGCTGGCGGACGCGGTGAGCTGGGGCGAACTCAACCAGGTGATCACCCAGCTGCCGTCCGGCTACGCCGTACTCTTCGGCACCAAGGCATGAGGTGACGAGCGGCGCCGCGCCGCCGATCGGGTCGGCGGCGCGGACGCCTCGTCACGCCTGCTCCATGACCTCCGCGTCGGCCCGCCGTTCGCCGGGTTCGAACATGTCGGTCCGCCGTTCGCCGGGCTCGAACATGTCGACCGGCCGCCCGCTGGGCTCGAACATGTCGGCCCGCCGTTCGCCGGGTTCGAACATGTCGACCCGCCGCCCGCTGGGCTCGAACATGCCGACCCGCCGCTCGCCGGCCCCGACCACGTCGGCCCGCCGCTCGCCGGTCGGCGCCTCGTCCGCCGGCTGATCGCCGGCCGCCGCCTCGTCGGTACGCGGTGTGCCGCCCTCCGCGCCGCCGGTGGGCCGCTCGCCGGTCGCCTCGTCGTCGCCCCGCCGTTCGCCGCCCATCGTGCTGTCGGGCCGCCGTTCGCCGGTCGCGGCGTCGTCCGTCCGCCGTTCGCCGCCCGCCAGGTTGTCGGCGCGCCGCTCGGCGGTCGCCTCGTCGTCGGCCGGCCGTCCGCCGGTCTCCGCCCCGGGGGACGGCCGCTCGGCTGCCGATCGCGCGGTCACCATCGGATACTCGGCGGTCGCCACGCCGCCCGCGGCGGCGGCCATCACCGCGGCCGCGGCGAGGTCCGCGACACGCTTCGCCTCCCGCTGCACCCGCGCACGGACGTCCTTGGCGTGCCGCTCGGCCGAGTCGGCCGCCCGCCGCGCCGCGTCGAGGCGTTCGACCTCGGCGCTGAGCTCCCGGCGGATCTCGTCGAGGCGTTGCCGCACCTGGGCCAGCTCGCGATCCGCCTCCGCCTGCTCGTGGCGCGACTCGGCGAGCTGCTGCCGGGCGCTCTCCAGCTCGGACTGCAACTGGGTCACCGCCTGCTGCCGGGCCGAGAGCTCCTGCTGCACCACGGTGAGCCGCTCCTGGTGGGCGGTGGCCTGCTCGTCCGCGCGCTGGCGTACCTCGGTCGCGTACTGCTGGGCCTCGGCGATGAGCGAGCCGATCGTCTGCTCGGCGGCGTTGCGCTGGCCGGCGATCTCCCGTTCGGCGGCGGCCCGCTGCTCGGCCAGGTCCTGCTCGGCGGCGGCCCGCCGTTCGGTGACGTCCCGTTCGATGTTGGCCTGCCACTGGGCCAGCTCCTGCTGGCTCTTGCTGCGGGCCGC from Micromonospora sp. WMMD812 harbors:
- a CDS encoding roadblock/LC7 domain-containing protein, producing MTDHQDLGWLLDSFAERATEVSHAIAISSDGLMVAATRDLPPDRADQLAATGSGLVSLLRGAAAFFDAGAVISNVTQLEGGFMFSMAFNDGASLLVLASPHCDVGKVSYEMTELANRIGDALTPAARAALSRSR
- a CDS encoding DUF2267 domain-containing protein, coding for MKHHEFVAAVRQRGEYGSAAEAEAVIRAVLSVLAARLTPAEAHDLASQLPQGIAEILEDQHEPTLQLSAQEFLNRIAAGTGATTRTAQWDAGAVLTTLADAVSWGELNQVITQLPSGYAVLFGTKA
- a CDS encoding branched-chain amino acid ABC transporter permease; protein product: MSTVAAGTARIDPYVIPALDGVAYGLLVFVAAAGLVFCFGVAGILNLAHGTLYAIGGYTAAALLDGGWPSLALALGVGVAAATAGGVVLAGLLTRAASRNHLTQALLTFGVALAGGSLLVSAFGPDDRPVHVPAALDGSVSVAGHRYAAYRLVFIVVAALLAGLLYLTVRRTRAGMLVRAAVDDAEMVACLGASPTRIRVGVLAAAGALAGAAGVLGAPIIGPGPDTADTVLLLSLVVVVLGGLGSLTGTLLAALLVGEIQTLGVALAPSAAPFLLFAAMAAVLAVRARGLATARRAT
- a CDS encoding ABC transporter ATP-binding protein codes for the protein MLRLDRVSAGYYGGTVLHDVTLHVPPGSIQAVVGRNGAGKSTLVHTIAGLVRPQQGRIEIGGVQVAGRQPHRIARSGVGLVPQGRRVFSRLTVAEHLVLAAAPWRAATPGGEGWTVTRVLELLPRLAVRLRHRGDQLSGGEQQMLAIARALLGQPRVLLLDEPCEGLAPDLAARVRDLVGGLAGTGLTVLLVEQQLQHAIDIADRVAVLEYGRLVYDRPSTEARADPATLAAMLSIATVATSPAPGPAPGLWADAPQSSRPPREG
- a CDS encoding branched-chain amino acid ABC transporter permease is translated as MRDELIRPLRRTVAAVVLAGLVLAPWMVDDYTAAILARTLALGLVGVSVALLTGVAGLPTLGQTAPYAAGAYACVVVGGSVSDVGVVRFAVAAAAGAALAALTVPLVVSARGVVVLMITLAVGELVVTVVGRWRSVTGGTDGLAGISPIRPFWGLPVLATDRARYLYTLVVVAVAVGALLLVLRTRVGLVLRAGRDDEARLRASGHRIAAHVAGVHIAAGAIAGGAGSLLVVAQQYVSPADFSFDTSALLLLGVVIGGTASVGGALLGAALVIAARDWLFGLLPGQAPLVLGAVFIATVYLLPGPGHGRSRRWGRPHPGIRPRPSGPRPAREPVRTEVRA
- a CDS encoding ABC transporter substrate-binding protein, with amino-acid sequence MSVTPRRGRARTASLLALVLLTAAACNQDGPGASEAGSIKIGLLASLSGTYQAVGTEIRDGFELYLSTHDGKLGGRTVDLVVADEGNGAPTAVPAATKLLKQDRVAALTGIVGGGSVAAVYPLLNETKVPLVGSNGRPELKDVSRIWHTSYLSDEPGEAIAQHVRDNVKGSVYAIGPDYQGGWDELRGFTEAFAKAGGTLANPDGKTTFTPFPTTTNFTPYFARIKASGANAVFTFYAGSAAVDFVKQYAQSEIRDLPLYAAGFLTEGGVLDAQGEAARDIYSVLNYSPDLDNAENRAFVAAWKAEHDGSPTTYAMASYDAAAVLDRAIGAAGDNPTPESINEAIGKLGQIASPRGTWQFSTTTHSPVQKWYLRQVRQDGRALSNTVVGDLATVGR
- a CDS encoding ATP-binding cassette domain-containing protein: MTPLLAARGITVRYGSLAALDAVDLRVDHGQRHALIGPNGAGKTTLLDVIAGATRPAGGRVRLAGRDVTRRGPAARARRGVGRIHQRPAVWSTLTVTENVQVAALPHAARPGRWQPGAARRAARRTAGTLLDRVGLADLAALPAGQLAHGQRRQLEIAMALAGRPRLLLLDEPAAGLSATEVGRLVDFLRELPRAVAVLLVEHRLDLVYELCDTVTVLRDGRTLAAGTPDEIRASDLVRRAYAEGVA
- a CDS encoding DivIVA domain-containing protein, with the translated sequence MSNGDEPFAVREGGVSRPTFELARRGYEKRQVDWYVEQVSDQLAALAAERDRNGGQVRELTGQLQQLHTELTELRQRPAQPDRATFRDLGPVVDQILALAEKQAGLITEAATQQADELHAEAEKTLVEARERTARALQELEEELAAQRAEQEKVYEERRTAAESELAEIRDAAEKLRADGEAAHERARQEAKRIGEQSAQQIEQARAASEALTRAARTQIQQELQAARSKSQQELAQWQANIERDVTERRAAAEQDLAEQRAAAEREIAGQRNAAEQTIGSLIAEAQQYATEVRQRADEQATAHQERLTVVQQELSARQQAVTQLQSELESARQQLAESRHEQAEADRELAQVRQRLDEIRRELSAEVERLDAARRAADSAERHAKDVRARVQREAKRVADLAAAAVMAAAAGGVATAEYPMVTARSAAERPSPGAETGGRPADDEATAERRADNLAGGERRTDDAATGERRPDSTMGGERRGDDEATGERPTGGAEGGTPRTDEAAAGDQPADEAPTGERRADVVGAGERRVGMFEPSGRRVDMFEPGERRADMFEPSGRPVDMFEPGERRTDMFEPGERRADAEVMEQA
- a CDS encoding methyltransferase domain-containing protein; translated protein: MRTETIDSEYAFDNAAAEAVPQLRALEAFLDPITMRRLAPPVLCQAARCWEVGAGGGSVAHGMAWAVGADGHVLATDIDTSRLAPTANLDVRRHDVRTELPPGAAFDLVHARLVLLHLPERRHILRSLTGALAPGGWLVVEEFDCTAPLRVLTAPNDDAAKLFGQVADAMLGILQGHGADLAWAQDVHAEMTYAGLVDVDTVTHAESWAGESSGASLYETNSRQLEPELLEAGFTPGQLEAFRKLLRDPAFAVMSYEFVSTRGRRLPG